A stretch of the Marmota flaviventris isolate mMarFla1 chromosome 12, mMarFla1.hap1, whole genome shotgun sequence genome encodes the following:
- the Ube2t gene encoding ubiquitin-conjugating enzyme E2 T, whose amino-acid sequence MQRASRLKKELHMLSTEPPPGITCWQEKDQTDNLRAQILGGANTPYEKGVFKLEILVPERYPFEPPQIRFLTPIYHPNIDSAGRICLDVLKLPPKGAWRPSLNIATVLTSIQLLMSEPNPDDPLMADISSEFKYNKPVFLKNAREWTEKHARPKQKATEEEMLDNSAEGSESEAHNSTQKRKARQLVGTEKKFCPDVQGVCPGPS is encoded by the exons ATGCAAAGAGCATCCCGACTGAAAAAAGAGCTGCACATGTTATCCACAGAGCCACCCCCAGGCATCACATGCTGGCAAGAAAAGGACCAGACGGACAACCTGCGAGCTC aaatattagGTGGAGCCAATACACCTTATGAGAAAGGTGTTTTCAAGCTGGAAATCCTCGTTCCTGAGCG GTACCCGTTTGAACCTCCGCAGATTCGATTTTTGACTCCAATCTATCATCCAAACATTGATTCTGCTGGAAGGATTTGTCTAGATGTTCTCAAACTGCCACCAAAA GGTGCCTGGAGACCATCACTCAACATTGCAACTGTGTTGACCTCAATTCAGCTGCTCATGTCAGAACCCAACCCTGATGACCCACTGATGGCTGACATT TCCTcagaatttaaatataataagccAGTCTTCCTCAAGAATGCCAGGGAGTGGACAGAGAAGCATGCAAGACCAAAACAAAAG GCCACTGAGGAAGAGATGCTTGATAATTCAGCAGAGGGCAGTGAGTCTGAAGCCCACAACTCAACACAAAAAAGGAAGGCCAGGCAGCTAGTAGGCACAGAAAAGAAATTTTGCCCTGATGTTCAGGGAGTTTGTCCTGGTCCATCTTAG